The Hymenobacter sp. GOD-10R genome includes a window with the following:
- a CDS encoding esterase codes for MLLLAVLARAQPTKQTIVSPQINADNTVTFRLKAPTAASVKLKGSWMKDNEAPLALTKTDSIWSFTTSRLAPDFYRYNFYLEGVELLDPANSYAERAGTRYESIFIIGGPSSLYTIKAVPHGTISAVWYPSPTLGMNRRMMVYTPPSYLENTTKKYPVLYLLHGAGGDEYAWIARGPVGAVLDNLIAAGKAKEMIVVVTNGYPGQIASPNAGPVNSNPQAGVNNMGNGRFEKSLVSEVMPFIEKRYRVYTDKNNRAIAGFSMGRLQTQHITNANPNLFAYIGVMSMGLQDNNRLHIFNQEEYDHQLNALVKAKPKLYWIGTGKEDFLYSSVVNLRKKYDEVGLHYEYRETEGGHTWSNWSLYLSELVPKLFQ; via the coding sequence ATGTTGCTCCTGGCGGTCCTGGCGCGGGCACAGCCAACAAAACAAACCATTGTTTCGCCGCAGATCAATGCCGATAACACGGTTACCTTTCGTCTGAAAGCTCCTACAGCGGCGTCGGTCAAGCTCAAAGGCTCTTGGATGAAAGACAATGAAGCCCCTCTTGCCCTGACGAAAACCGATTCAATCTGGTCCTTCACCACGTCAAGGCTCGCCCCGGATTTTTATCGCTATAACTTCTATCTGGAAGGTGTCGAACTGCTCGATCCCGCCAACTCCTATGCTGAACGGGCCGGCACACGCTATGAAAGCATCTTTATTATCGGCGGTCCAAGCAGTTTATATACGATCAAAGCGGTGCCGCACGGGACGATTTCCGCCGTGTGGTATCCCTCGCCGACGCTGGGCATGAACCGCAGAATGATGGTCTACACGCCTCCTAGTTATCTGGAAAATACAACGAAGAAGTATCCCGTCTTGTACTTATTGCACGGCGCGGGCGGGGACGAATATGCCTGGATCGCGCGGGGGCCCGTCGGGGCGGTGTTGGATAATCTAATCGCCGCCGGCAAAGCCAAAGAAATGATTGTGGTCGTGACCAATGGCTATCCGGGACAAATAGCCTCCCCCAATGCGGGTCCGGTCAACTCCAATCCCCAAGCTGGGGTTAACAACATGGGCAACGGACGCTTTGAAAAAAGCTTGGTGAGTGAGGTGATGCCGTTTATCGAAAAAAGGTATCGCGTCTATACTGATAAAAACAATCGGGCCATTGCCGGTTTTTCGATGGGCAGGCTACAAACCCAGCATATTACCAACGCGAACCCCAACTTGTTTGCCTATATCGGCGTGATGAGCATGGGGTTACAGGATAACAACCGGTTACATATCTTTAACCAGGAGGAATACGACCACCAGCTCAACGCCCTGGTGAAGGCCAAGCCTAAACTGTACTGGATTGGCACGGGGAAAGAAGATTTTCTGTATTCATCCGTGGTTAACCTGCGCAAGAAGTATGATGAAGTGGGCTTGCACTACGAATACCGAGAAACGGAAGGGGGGCATACCTGGTCCAACTGGAGCTTGTACCTGAGTGAATTAGTACCGAAGCTTTTCCAATAG
- a CDS encoding phage tail protein, producing the protein MRLLATSSGFANLPAAAASHPTNQERRSWLKRLGAAIGLGMLGGPALASSHKAAFDTNGAEPYLGEIMLFAGNFQVRGYAFCNGQLLSIVQNQALFSILGTTYGGNGTTTFALPDLRGRFPMHFGQGPGLPNYNLGEVAGTPSVTLGAQQMPAHNHTLNISSAAATSNSPAGNVLAVPNGLASGSEENVAVKAYAAASNGTANNNSIGTAGSSQPVGVMNPYLTLNFQIAVQGLYPSRD; encoded by the coding sequence ATGCGTCTACTAGCTACTTCCTCTGGCTTTGCCAACTTACCCGCGGCTGCCGCTTCCCACCCGACCAACCAAGAACGCCGCAGTTGGCTTAAGCGTCTCGGCGCGGCGATAGGGCTCGGCATGCTCGGCGGCCCGGCCCTTGCTTCCTCCCACAAGGCTGCGTTCGACACGAATGGGGCTGAGCCGTACCTTGGGGAAATCATGCTCTTCGCCGGTAATTTCCAGGTAAGAGGCTACGCCTTCTGCAACGGACAGCTGCTATCCATCGTGCAGAATCAAGCGCTGTTCTCCATTTTGGGCACCACCTACGGCGGCAACGGCACCACCACCTTTGCCCTGCCCGACTTGCGTGGCCGCTTTCCCATGCATTTTGGGCAGGGGCCTGGGCTGCCCAATTACAACCTAGGGGAGGTGGCGGGTACCCCCTCGGTGACCCTAGGCGCGCAGCAAATGCCCGCGCACAATCACACCCTGAATATTTCGTCCGCCGCAGCGACCAGCAACTCACCGGCGGGCAATGTGCTGGCCGTGCCAAACGGTCTGGCCTCCGGCAGCGAGGAAAACGTGGCCGTTAAGGCGTATGCCGCCGCATCCAATGGCACCGCGAATAACAATTCCATCGGGACAGCAGGGAGCAGTCAGCCCGTTGGCGTGATGAATCCTTATCTGACACTGAATTTTCAGATTGCCGTGCAAGGCCTCTACCCATCCCGCGACTAA
- a CDS encoding malectin domain-containing carbohydrate-binding protein, with translation MRNDYFSRPWSTLLSAAALLWLWLGATMLSQAQVYYAVSDGNFATTTDQLRRINPDGTGDVLLKSNFIQTPGQVVLDAANNRLLIADIRASQPTATTNSKIVAVSLASGNAATTFVTPAFIAGSTTTAVSSLVLDRANNYLYYTVSDGNFATTTDQLRRINLDGTGDVLLKSNFIQTPGPMVLDAANNRLLIADIRASQPTATTNSKIVAVSLASGNAVSTFLTPAFIAGSTTTAVSSLAIDQANSSLYYTVNDGSFATTTDQLRRINLNGTGDVLLKSNFIQTPGPMVLDAANNRLLIADIRASQPTATTNSKIVAVSLASGNAVSTFLTPAFIAGSTTTAVSGLAVPEAAAPTVATATPTPSTITSTGATLGGNVTADGGATVTERGVVYSSTNATPTIGSGTKVVIGANLGSFSQAVTGLSSSTLYYVRAYATNTAGTSYGSVVSFSTLAPATVASLVRADASPTNAVSVRYTLTFSQPVTGLSPSNFVVVGAGVSGANVRTVTGAGTTYTITVNTGAGNGTIELRLANTIGLSPEVSNVPFSGQTYTIDRTPPVVSGVVNGGVYNSARTITFDEGTATLNGNPFTSGSTVSTEGTYTLVVTDAATNATTVSFTLDLAAPTGTLAINGGAARTNSTSVTLNLTSSGATQMRFSNDGTTFTAFEPIASTKAWTLPTGDGPKTVYLQLQDAAGNISASITDDILLDQTAPTVTSLTRFSPTTIATNLTSVTFRVIFSESVTGVEVSDFTLNTGGATGNVTAVSGTGTSYDVTVSGIAGNGSLFPNLRVGSVTDLAGNLNTAGSTSGEFYVIDNLAPETVFTATPPATSNSATATFTFSGTDTNGSGVVGFQASLDGVAFTSASSPVTLTGLADGPHNFQVRAVDAAGNVDATPASYNWTIDATIPTVSIGSVANNPTSTSPIPVVVMFSEIVTDFIPADVSVNNGTVTDFSSGGSGRTYTFNVTPAASGTVTVNIAANVAQDAAGNGNTAATPFSIQYNVPNQGPTDLQLSRTSVAENAPVNTLVGTFSSTDPNTGDTFTYALVSGAGATDNAAFTIPAGTNTLRTAAVFDYETKNSYSIRVRTTDAGGLSYEKALTIQVTNVNEAPVVANQTFTIGEGAPAGTVVGTVVASDPDAGQTLTYSITAGNTDGAFRFSGNQLQVANMAALNYGTTPTFTLTVQVADNSLASTATITVTLTPATQVLYRLNAGGPAVNTSLGSFAADQYFSPSRTGANSGPIAGTTDDALYQTERFEGAFGYSLRVPNGTYQVVLHFAELYWTQPGQRIFDVRAENQLVLDNYDILKKVAPFTATTETFSVVVTDGVLNLDLSALQSDGGRDAAKLSALEVLSRSSGPNQPPVLANQSFSVVEGSAPGTLVGTVVASDPDAGQRLTYSLTAGNTDGAFTFVGNQLQVANAAAVRSATSPFTLSVRVTDDGQPALSATATVTVSVTPGMQVLYRLHAGGPAVNTSLGQFAADQYFSPSRTGANSGPIAGTTDDALYQTERFEGAFGYSLRVPNGTYQVVLHFAELYWTQPGQRLFDVRAENQLVLDNYDILRKVAPFTATTETFSVVVTDGVLNLDLSALESDGGRDAAKLSALEVLSPSSRASTSLASNAVLPTAASGRLAARLEAAPNPAADQVRVSFQLPRAEAYTLAVYDLTGRTLSQQGGQPVAAGERQQVRLSLGAYPVGVYLIRLTTASGTQQVRVVKN, from the coding sequence ATGAGAAACGATTACTTCAGCAGGCCGTGGTCCACGTTGCTTTCTGCCGCAGCCTTGCTCTGGCTGTGGCTGGGCGCAACGATGCTGAGCCAGGCACAGGTGTACTATGCTGTCAGTGACGGCAACTTCGCCACGACTACAGATCAGTTGCGGCGTATTAACCCCGATGGTACAGGTGACGTGCTGCTCAAAAGCAACTTCATCCAAACGCCCGGTCAGGTGGTGCTGGATGCGGCCAACAACCGCCTGCTCATTGCCGACATTCGCGCCAGCCAACCTACGGCTACGACCAACAGCAAAATCGTGGCTGTAAGCCTCGCCAGTGGCAACGCCGCCACGACCTTCGTGACGCCCGCCTTCATTGCCGGCTCTACCACGACCGCCGTCAGCAGCCTAGTGCTGGACCGCGCCAATAACTACCTGTATTACACGGTTAGCGACGGCAACTTTGCGACGACTACGGACCAGTTACGGCGCATCAACCTGGATGGCACGGGCGACGTGCTGCTCAAGAGTAACTTCATTCAGACACCTGGCCCAATGGTGCTGGACGCGGCCAACAACCGCCTGCTCATCGCTGACATTCGTGCCAGCCAACCTACGGCTACGACCAACAGCAAGATTGTGGCCGTGAGTCTCGCTTCCGGCAATGCGGTGAGCACCTTCCTAACACCGGCCTTCATTGCCGGCTCTACCACCACAGCCGTCAGTAGCCTCGCCATAGACCAGGCGAATAGCTCCTTATACTATACCGTCAATGATGGCAGCTTCGCGACGACTACGGACCAATTACGGCGCATCAACTTGAATGGCACGGGTGACGTGTTGCTCAAGAGTAACTTCATTCAGACACCTGGCCCGATGGTGCTGGACGCGGCTAACAACCGCTTGCTCATCGCCGACATTCGTGCCAGCCAACCTACGGCTACGACCAACAGCAAGATTGTGGCCGTGAGTCTCGCTTCCGGCAATGCGGTGAGCACCTTCCTAACACCGGCCTTCATTGCCGGCTCTACCACCACAGCCGTCAGTGGCTTGGCCGTGCCGGAAGCAGCTGCACCCACGGTAGCAACAGCTACGCCTACGCCTTCTACCATCACAAGTACTGGCGCTACCCTAGGCGGCAACGTAACCGCTGACGGGGGCGCAACCGTGACGGAGCGGGGCGTGGTCTACAGTAGCACCAATGCAACCCCGACTATCGGCAGCGGAACCAAAGTGGTGATTGGCGCAAACCTAGGAAGCTTCTCGCAGGCTGTCACGGGCTTGAGCAGCAGCACTCTGTATTACGTGCGGGCCTATGCGACTAACACGGCCGGCACCAGCTACGGTAGCGTAGTTTCCTTCTCGACCCTAGCTCCGGCGACGGTTGCTTCACTGGTACGAGCAGATGCTTCACCTACCAACGCCGTGAGCGTGCGCTACACGCTCACGTTCAGTCAGCCTGTTACGGGTTTGTCGCCGAGTAACTTCGTCGTAGTAGGTGCGGGGGTTAGCGGCGCTAATGTGCGCACGGTCACGGGTGCGGGCACTACCTACACCATCACGGTGAATACGGGTGCCGGCAACGGCACGATAGAGCTACGGTTAGCAAACACTATCGGCCTGAGCCCGGAGGTTTCGAATGTGCCCTTCAGCGGTCAGACTTACACTATCGACCGCACGCCGCCGGTGGTGAGCGGGGTGGTGAACGGCGGCGTGTATAACAGCGCCCGCACCATCACCTTCGATGAAGGCACGGCTACGCTCAATGGCAATCCGTTCACATCGGGCTCTACGGTGAGCACGGAAGGCACCTACACGCTGGTGGTGACGGATGCGGCCACCAACGCCACGACGGTCAGCTTCACCCTCGACCTGGCCGCACCCACGGGTACCCTAGCTATCAACGGTGGCGCGGCCCGCACGAACTCGACCAGCGTGACCTTAAACCTGACCAGCAGCGGCGCCACGCAGATGCGTTTCTCCAATGACGGCACCACCTTCACCGCCTTCGAGCCTATCGCCAGCACCAAAGCCTGGACCTTGCCCACCGGCGACGGCCCCAAGACTGTGTACTTGCAATTGCAAGATGCAGCGGGCAACATCTCGGCTTCTATCACCGACGACATCCTCCTGGATCAGACGGCGCCCACGGTTACTTCCCTCACGCGCTTTTCGCCTACCACCATCGCCACGAACCTGACGTCGGTCACCTTCCGCGTCATTTTTAGCGAGAGCGTGACGGGCGTAGAGGTCAGTGACTTCACGTTGAACACAGGGGGGGCTACCGGCAACGTCACAGCGGTAAGCGGCACCGGTACGAGCTACGATGTCACCGTCAGCGGTATCGCGGGTAACGGCAGCTTGTTCCCCAACTTGCGCGTGGGCAGCGTGACTGACCTCGCGGGTAATCTGAACACAGCGGGCAGTACATCGGGTGAGTTTTACGTTATTGACAACCTAGCTCCGGAAACGGTCTTCACCGCCACGCCGCCGGCGACGAGCAACAGCGCGACGGCCACCTTCACGTTCTCGGGTACCGATACTAACGGCAGCGGCGTAGTCGGCTTCCAGGCGAGCCTTGACGGCGTAGCTTTCACGTCGGCGAGCAGCCCCGTGACACTAACTGGCTTAGCCGACGGGCCGCATAACTTCCAGGTACGCGCTGTGGATGCGGCTGGAAATGTGGATGCCACCCCGGCTTCCTACAACTGGACCATCGATGCCACCATACCCACGGTATCCATCGGCAGCGTGGCGAACAACCCAACCAGCACTTCGCCCATTCCGGTGGTGGTGATGTTCTCGGAAATCGTCACGGACTTTATTCCGGCCGACGTGAGCGTGAACAATGGGACAGTCACCGACTTCAGCAGCGGCGGCAGCGGCCGCACGTATACCTTTAACGTAACGCCCGCAGCGAGTGGTACGGTGACGGTGAACATCGCGGCGAACGTGGCCCAAGATGCGGCCGGCAACGGCAACACCGCCGCCACGCCCTTCAGTATTCAGTACAACGTGCCCAATCAGGGGCCGACGGACCTTCAGCTTAGCCGCACGTCGGTGGCCGAAAACGCCCCGGTGAACACGCTGGTGGGCACCTTCAGCAGCACCGATCCGAACACCGGCGACACGTTCACCTACGCGTTGGTGAGCGGCGCGGGCGCAACCGATAATGCGGCCTTCACCATCCCGGCCGGCACTAACACCCTGCGCACGGCGGCCGTGTTCGACTACGAAACCAAGAATAGCTACAGCATCCGCGTGCGCACCACCGACGCGGGCGGCCTCAGCTACGAGAAGGCGCTTACGATTCAGGTCACGAATGTGAACGAAGCGCCCGTGGTGGCCAATCAGACCTTCACCATCGGGGAAGGAGCACCCGCTGGCACGGTCGTGGGCACGGTGGTGGCCTCTGACCCCGATGCGGGCCAGACACTGACCTATTCCATTACGGCCGGCAACACGGACGGAGCTTTCCGCTTCAGTGGCAACCAGCTGCAAGTAGCCAACATGGCAGCGTTGAACTACGGCACCACGCCCACCTTCACGCTTACCGTGCAGGTAGCCGACAACAGCCTAGCTTCCACGGCCACCATCACAGTGACGCTCACACCGGCTACGCAGGTGCTCTATCGTCTCAACGCCGGTGGCCCTGCCGTGAACACGAGCCTCGGTTCGTTCGCCGCCGACCAGTACTTCTCGCCCAGCCGCACGGGGGCGAACAGCGGGCCGATTGCCGGCACGACGGACGATGCCTTGTACCAGACCGAGCGGTTTGAGGGCGCCTTCGGCTACAGCCTGCGCGTGCCCAACGGTACGTATCAGGTCGTGCTGCACTTTGCTGAGCTCTACTGGACCCAGCCCGGGCAGCGTATCTTCGACGTGCGCGCCGAAAACCAGTTGGTGCTCGACAACTACGACATCCTCAAGAAGGTCGCCCCGTTCACGGCCACGACTGAGACCTTCTCGGTGGTGGTGACCGACGGGGTACTCAACCTGGACTTGTCGGCCCTGCAGAGCGATGGAGGCCGGGATGCGGCCAAGCTCTCGGCCCTGGAAGTGCTTTCCCGCAGCAGCGGCCCCAATCAACCGCCTGTTCTTGCTAACCAAAGCTTCTCAGTGGTCGAGGGCAGCGCCCCCGGTACGCTGGTGGGCACCGTGGTGGCCTCCGACCCGGATGCCGGGCAACGCCTCACCTACAGCCTGACAGCGGGCAACACGGACGGGGCCTTCACCTTCGTGGGCAATCAGCTGCAAGTGGCCAATGCGGCGGCTGTGCGCTCGGCCACCTCGCCCTTCACCCTCTCGGTGCGCGTCACCGATGACGGGCAGCCCGCGCTGAGTGCCACGGCCACGGTCACGGTGAGCGTGACGCCGGGCATGCAGGTGCTCTATCGCCTGCACGCCGGTGGCCCCGCCGTGAACACCAGCCTCGGCCAGTTCGCGGCTGACCAGTACTTCTCGCCCAGCCGTACGGGGGCCAACTCGGGTCCGATTGCCGGTACCACGGACGATGCCTTGTACCAGACCGAGCGGTTTGAGGGCGCGTTTGGCTACAGCCTGCGCGTACCCAACGGCACCTACCAAGTGGTGCTGCACTTTGCCGAGCTCTACTGGACTCAGCCTGGTCAGCGCCTCTTCGACGTGCGCGCCGAAAACCAGTTGGTGCTCGACAACTATGACATCCTGCGCAAGGTCGCCCCGTTCACGGCCACGACTGAGACCTTCTCCGTGGTCGTGACCGATGGGGTGCTCAACCTAGACTTGTCGGCCCTGGAAAGCGACGGGGGCCGGGATGCGGCCAAGCTCTCGGCCCTGGAGGTACTCTCACCGAGCAGCCGTGCTAGCACGAGCCTAGCCAGTAACGCAGTGCTACCCACCGCCGCCTCGGGTCGCCTCGCCGCGCGGCTAGAAGCAGCGCCGAACCCCGCCGCCGACCAGGTCCGCGTCAGCTTCCAGCTTCCACGCGCGGAAGCCTACACGCTGGCGGTGTATGATCTGACGGGGCGCACGCTGAGCCAGCAGGGTGGCCAGCCCGTAGCCGCGGGCGAACGCCAGCAAGTGCGTCTATCGCTGGGAGCCTACCCGGTGGGCGTGTACCTAATACGCCTGACCACGGCCTCCGGCACCCAGCAGGTGCGCGTGGTCAAGAACTGA
- a CDS encoding DUF4349 domain-containing protein: MPKLPWLLPALIFLVGCGSQPEQAVSPSTVGPPVEVAGPLPPPSAPPPPEETTPNALPDAGLNRQLVYNAELDLKVKDLPRAISRVDSLVQANRGWTQTATQTRTDDEWRQETTIRVRPAQVMALLSRLSTLGTVERKSLTSEDVTAEHADVTARLRNKRLLEQRYLALLQQAHKVSDVLEVEAKVGAVREEIEAVESRLKVLNDEVAFSTITLKLYQPLVLSAPDAPVISFGSRLLEAVYGGWELTASLVVGILYLWPIWVLLGVGLVLWRTWRRRRLS, from the coding sequence ATGCCTAAACTACCTTGGCTATTACCCGCATTGATTTTTTTGGTTGGGTGCGGCAGCCAGCCGGAGCAAGCTGTTTCGCCAAGCACAGTCGGCCCGCCTGTGGAAGTGGCAGGGCCGCTGCCCCCTCCCTCAGCACCACCGCCACCGGAGGAAACCACTCCTAATGCTTTGCCGGACGCGGGCCTCAACCGGCAGCTCGTCTACAACGCGGAGCTTGACCTGAAAGTAAAAGACCTTCCCCGCGCCATTAGCCGCGTCGATAGCCTCGTGCAAGCCAATCGGGGCTGGACCCAAACCGCCACTCAAACCCGCACCGACGACGAATGGCGGCAGGAAACAACCATTCGGGTGCGGCCGGCCCAAGTTATGGCGCTGTTGTCTCGTTTGAGCACCCTAGGTACGGTTGAGCGTAAAAGCTTGACGTCGGAAGACGTCACCGCCGAGCACGCCGACGTTACGGCTCGTTTGCGCAATAAGCGCTTGTTGGAGCAGCGCTACCTAGCGCTGCTCCAACAAGCGCACAAGGTAAGCGACGTGCTAGAAGTGGAAGCGAAAGTCGGGGCAGTGCGCGAGGAGATTGAGGCGGTCGAAAGCCGGCTCAAGGTACTCAACGACGAAGTAGCCTTCTCCACTATCACGCTCAAGCTCTACCAGCCCTTGGTGTTGTCCGCGCCCGATGCCCCCGTCATTTCGTTTGGCAGTCGCCTGCTGGAGGCGGTGTACGGCGGCTGGGAGCTGACGGCTAGCTTGGTGGTGGGCATCCTCTACCTATGGCCGATCTGGGTACTGCTCGGCGTGGGGCTTGTTCTCTGGCGCACGTGGCGACGTCGCCGCTTATCGTGA
- a CDS encoding SPFH domain-containing protein → MPFSFFRSQLAEVIQWDAPQLHQLLWQFPSAHDEVKNASKLLVGPGQGALLVYEGRVADVLSTEGVYSLATDNHPFVTTLRKLRTGGESEHKLKIYFYRRAENVNQPWGTPTPVKYLDPVYGFPVELGAHGNLSFAVANARQFFTEVVGLSDLYTVPQAKALLQSRITQELATQLAAAQFSYQQLDAQLSALAARLREPLAAECSRLGLLLTDFRLTGTVFDAATQQRIGRVADATTDVQAAKVAGMTYAEREQLQALRDAARTSGGIAGAGLQLGVGVELGKHLASPLPAASTAPAPTDPVQQLQKLKLLLDEGILTPEEFEAKKKIWLDQL, encoded by the coding sequence ATGCCGTTCAGCTTCTTTCGCAGCCAACTAGCCGAAGTGATTCAATGGGACGCGCCGCAGCTGCACCAACTGCTGTGGCAGTTTCCATCTGCGCACGACGAAGTAAAAAATGCCAGCAAACTGCTTGTTGGGCCGGGGCAGGGGGCGCTGCTGGTGTACGAAGGACGCGTGGCGGATGTGTTGAGCACGGAAGGCGTTTACTCCCTCGCAACGGATAATCACCCGTTTGTCACCACGTTGCGCAAGCTGCGCACGGGAGGCGAGAGCGAGCATAAGCTGAAAATCTATTTCTATCGGCGCGCCGAAAACGTAAACCAGCCCTGGGGAACGCCCACCCCGGTGAAGTACCTCGACCCGGTGTACGGCTTTCCGGTGGAGCTAGGTGCCCACGGCAACCTGTCGTTCGCGGTAGCCAATGCCCGACAGTTTTTCACAGAAGTGGTGGGCTTGAGCGATTTATACACTGTGCCGCAGGCTAAGGCGCTGCTGCAAAGTCGCATAACGCAAGAGCTAGCCACGCAGCTTGCGGCCGCGCAGTTTTCTTATCAGCAGCTTGATGCCCAGCTCAGCGCGTTAGCGGCGCGCTTGCGCGAGCCATTGGCGGCCGAATGTAGCCGCTTGGGTTTACTGCTCACCGACTTCCGCCTGACCGGTACCGTGTTCGACGCGGCTACGCAGCAGCGCATAGGTCGCGTGGCTGATGCCACCACCGATGTGCAAGCTGCCAAAGTAGCGGGCATGACGTACGCCGAGCGCGAACAATTACAAGCGCTGCGCGATGCCGCCCGCACCAGCGGCGGAATAGCCGGAGCGGGCTTGCAGCTCGGAGTAGGGGTGGAGCTCGGCAAACACCTAGCTTCTCCGCTACCAGCCGCCTCTACCGCGCCGGCCCCGACCGACCCCGTGCAGCAATTGCAAAAGCTCAAACTATTGCTCGACGAAGGAATCCTGACGCCGGAAGAGTTTGAGGCCAAGAAAAAGATCTGGCTTGACCAGCTGTAA
- a CDS encoding WG repeat-containing protein, with translation MKAHPMLRRRYLLLLLSALLLSACYPDAVKNPVADTPLRLVVRQSDDAYAYVSAAGDTVIPFGRYPMCATDRFDKLALVLKPGLGWVGIDRQERVLFRAYLFDNGPDYPAEGVMRIVNAAGLIGYADTATGRVVLPPRYEAAYPFANGRAQVGNRCQVLRDGEHSVWSCGQWQYIDHQGRVLPDSPAPY, from the coding sequence GTGAAAGCTCATCCTATGCTGCGCCGCCGTTACCTGCTATTGTTGCTCAGCGCTTTGCTGTTGAGCGCCTGCTATCCTGACGCTGTAAAGAATCCTGTTGCTGATACTCCGTTGCGCCTCGTCGTGCGGCAGTCGGATGATGCTTATGCCTACGTGTCAGCGGCGGGCGACACAGTTATTCCCTTCGGCCGCTACCCAATGTGCGCCACCGACCGATTTGACAAGCTAGCGTTGGTGCTCAAGCCCGGCCTGGGCTGGGTGGGCATCGACCGGCAGGAGCGGGTGCTGTTTCGGGCTTACCTCTTCGACAACGGACCCGACTACCCCGCCGAGGGCGTGATGCGCATCGTGAATGCAGCGGGCCTGATTGGGTACGCCGACACTGCCACCGGGCGCGTGGTGTTGCCGCCACGCTACGAGGCCGCGTATCCGTTTGCCAACGGCCGGGCGCAGGTAGGCAACCGCTGCCAGGTGTTACGCGACGGGGAGCATTCCGTATGGAGTTGCGGCCAGTGGCAGTACATCGACCACCAGGGCCGGGTGCTGCCCGATTCGCCCGCACCCTACTGA
- a CDS encoding M949_RS01915 family surface polysaccharide biosynthesis protein has product MNNYLLTSSFLFAALSAHAQLRVSPLTPAAVPATLKHAGRVVQAVRYTDRTGTYIVLATQTGPKSAASTEMDDAQRADLYAYQYPATGSTPTWQMHDFVTDCPVDLEARFRPKGLTVTDLDQNGTAEVWLVYRTVCRGDVSPSTQKIIMYEGPRKYAVRGTSRIVIKSQAYGEGGSYTFDAALKASPAVFRQHAAQLWKQHLVEDISE; this is encoded by the coding sequence ATGAATAACTATTTACTGACGAGTAGCTTTTTGTTTGCCGCGCTATCGGCCCATGCGCAACTGCGTGTTAGCCCATTGACCCCGGCCGCCGTGCCGGCTACGCTCAAGCACGCCGGCCGGGTAGTGCAAGCCGTGCGCTACACCGACCGCACCGGCACCTACATCGTGCTAGCCACCCAAACCGGCCCCAAAAGCGCCGCCAGTACGGAAATGGACGACGCCCAGCGCGCCGACCTTTACGCCTACCAATACCCGGCGACGGGCAGCACGCCCACCTGGCAAATGCACGACTTCGTGACCGACTGCCCAGTGGATCTAGAAGCTAGGTTTCGCCCCAAAGGCCTCACTGTAACCGACCTCGACCAAAACGGCACGGCCGAAGTGTGGCTGGTGTATCGCACCGTATGTCGCGGCGACGTGAGCCCGAGCACCCAGAAGATTATCATGTACGAAGGCCCGCGCAAGTATGCGGTGCGTGGTACCAGCCGCATCGTAATTAAGAGTCAGGCCTACGGTGAAGGTGGCAGCTACACCTTTGATGCCGCGCTAAAAGCTTCGCCCGCCGTCTTCCGCCAACACGCCGCCCAACTCTGGAAGCAGCATTTAGTAGAGGATATTTCCGAATAA
- a CDS encoding SMI1/KNR4 family protein, whose protein sequence is MPDLPDFDPATFWEDSDYAREAHTEAPPSDELIRSVEDELGYKLPAFYIALMKQRNGGIPHNTCFPTTEATGWADDHIAITSISGIGRTKSYSLCGDLGSQFMIDEWEYPAIGVVVCDCPSAGHDLVMLDYRACGPTGEPAVVHVDQENDYQIVTLAPTFEAFVRGLVHESVFEE, encoded by the coding sequence ATGCCCGATTTACCTGATTTCGACCCTGCTACCTTTTGGGAAGACAGCGACTACGCCCGCGAGGCCCACACCGAGGCGCCCCCTTCCGACGAGCTAATTCGATCCGTAGAAGACGAGCTAGGCTATAAACTACCTGCGTTTTACATAGCCCTAATGAAGCAGCGCAACGGTGGCATCCCGCACAACACCTGCTTTCCGACCACTGAAGCGACCGGCTGGGCCGACGACCACATTGCCATTACCAGTATCAGCGGCATCGGTCGCACCAAAAGCTACTCGCTCTGCGGCGACCTAGGTAGCCAGTTCATGATTGACGAGTGGGAATACCCGGCCATTGGCGTGGTGGTGTGCGACTGCCCCTCGGCCGGCCACGATTTAGTGATGCTCGATTACCGGGCCTGCGGCCCTACCGGCGAGCCGGCAGTGGTGCACGTCGACCAGGAAAATGACTACCAAATTGTTACGCTAGCGCCTACTTTCGAGGCTTTCGTGCGCGGACTGGTACATGAGTCGGTATTTGAGGAGTAA